A stretch of the Solanum dulcamara chromosome 6, daSolDulc1.2, whole genome shotgun sequence genome encodes the following:
- the LOC129892050 gene encoding transcription factor MYB106-like: protein MVRTPCHDENGRKKGTWTPEEDRKLAEYITKYGSWNWRQLPKYAGLARCGKSCRLRWMNYLRPNVKRGNYTKEEDEIILKLHAQLGNKWSAIAHHLPERSDNEIKNHWHTALKKRANYSTNSSDESSKKCNNKMNSRKCNAENKNIASPNMSSSHENIVLESSEWSPKESSSEELSSYQQEHNVFQEAALMEEVTSGSFWTEPFEVDGKIDFVAPIDYYGLVCPPSPFIAHEFLSSFDLDHCNNYW from the exons ATGGTGAGAACACCTTGCCACGATGAAAATGGTCGTAAGAAGGGTACTTGGACACCTGAAGAAGACAGGAAATTAGCAGAATATATTACTAAATATGGATCATGGAACTGGAGACAGCTTCCTAAATATGCTG GTCTAGCAAGGTGTGGAAAGAGCTGTAGACTTCGATGGATGAATTACTTAAGGCCAAATGTTAAAAGAGGAAACTacacaaaagaagaagatgaaatcaTCTTGAAACTTCATGCTCAACTTGGAAATAA GTGGTCGGCGATTGCACATCACTTGCCAGAAAGATCAGACAACGAGATAAAGAATCATTGGCACACTGCACTTAAGAAGCGCGCTAATTATTCTACAAACTCAAGTGATGAATCAAGCAAAAAATGTAACAATAAGATGAATAGCAGAAAGTGTAATgcggaaaataaaaatattgcaaGTCCTAATATGAGTAGTTCACATGAAAATATAGTATTAGAAAGTTCAGAATGGTCACCAAAGGAGTCATCAAGTGAAGAACTCTCCTCTTATCAACAAGAACATAATGTTTTTCAAGAAGCAGCATTAATGGAGGAAGTTACAAGTGGAAGCTTTTGGACAGAACCATTTGAAGTGGATGGTAAAATTGATTTTGTAGCTCCAATTGATTACTATGGACTTGTGTGTCCACCTTCACCTTTTATAGCTCATGAATTTCTTTCCTCCTTTGATCTAGATCATTGTAATAATTATTGGTAA